A part of Sander vitreus isolate 19-12246 chromosome 8, sanVit1, whole genome shotgun sequence genomic DNA contains:
- the b4galnt3b gene encoding beta-1,4-N-acetylgalactosaminyltransferase 3 isoform X2: MHLYWKHEPTAGMNPDADSSSWRRAMFDERVRRDNQPNPVEDSVAWRSSFTTQTWKAEYKGQANLHVFEDWCGSSTADLCKNLHYPLYPHSRTTVQKLAVSPQWTNYGLRIFGYLHPYTDGEFVFALSSDDNSELWLSTDDSPLNLQLLAWVGKAGTEWTAPGEFEKYASQTSKPVWLSAQRRYFFEVIHKQNDRGTDHVEVAWQLLDQGLSFRVIESNHISLYVNESALLMSDVAHIPQTAASHQHTPTKQQNVAADMLREDPRDTLYQMPLINSKFLQDVLPDCSYKPSYTIKDFPLLRYQGLQFVHMSYIHPNDYTRLTHMETESSCFYPESPYYMKMFGFSRYMRLDRPDMQGIGNTGQDFGFERRKSVLNEEDEFDNEAYQREKEARPDQVDNALFPDYGDDYDDYAQRRRRKLFSLVMQETNHMLKNTSDTRLHINELQPHTDELQRRQGKDSGPQKPAEPPQSTQVSKHHPPLQQNRTEMKLEGRVKKAEQIKPKGKFRPAKRQKPKSVEAAVRPVDREQLKAKERPAVLSKQLNSKQHYIQRSRGINHTQIQRLKDSKLQPLERNAALPEKPTVAKQRRFVIGELQPATTKRFATPKREMSRQVGRLNQRDPGTRKRLRDEEIGMKMPLQDLGNSIHREKFSAKGKMDKKQSAMKEVEDQGRVEDRDHYRQEGARDSLWGPGVDFEGADDEDLTPAPVFDTEVNWSQTFQVSHLDLQARRSDWIDLRCNISGNLLLHSSDALPMVNAFMEQLNEKHHGQFTLSRVVNVVKRMDGVQGSRYLLELELKDVSGQLLRLSYYIYTLIRHSRQRSKDFNFQRPKPQLVLCNPVGFRWNPVATVHFIVPVKNQARWVQQLIVDMEQLFRKTGDANFNLIIADFNSTDMDVRKALQKSSLPRYQYVKLSGNFERSAGLQAGIDLINDDHSIVFLCDLHIHFPPSIIDSIRKHCVEGYMAFAPIVLRLDCGATPLDARGYWEVNGFGLLGIYKSDLDAVGGMNTREFTDRWGGEDWELLDRILQAGLEVERIYLRNFFHHYHSKRGMWNRQVRPSHS; this comes from the exons TATAAGGGACAGGCCAATCTGCACGTCTTTGAGGACTGGTGTGGCAGTTCTACAGCTGACCTCTGCAAGAACCTGCACTACCCCTTGTATCCTCAT TCCAGGACTACAGTGCAGAAGCTGGCCGTCTCTCCTCAGTGGACAAACTACGGGCTCAGGATATTTGGTTATCTACATCCATATACTGATG GAGAGTTTGTGTTTGCTTTGAGCTCTGATGACAACTCTGAATTGTGGCTCAGCACAGATGACTCTCCCCTTAACTTGCAGTTATTGGCATGGGTTGGAAAG GCTGGCACAGAATGGACAGCCCCGGGCGAGTTTGAGAAGTATGCCAGTCAGACCTCTAAACCAGTTTG GTTGTCTGCTCAGAGGAGGTACTTTTTTGAAGTCATCCACAAGCAAAACGACAGAGGGACTGACCATGTGGAGGTGGCA TGGCAGCTCCTGGACCAAGGCTTGAGTTTCCGGGTTATTGAATCCAATCACATCTCCCTCTATGTTA ACGAGTCGGCTTTGTTAATGAGTGACGTAGCCCACATACCACAGACGGCTGCAAGCCACCAGCACACCCCCACAAAACAGCAGAATGTCGCAGCAGACATGCTGAGAGAAGACCCGCGAGACACTCTCTACCAAA tgCCTTTGATAAACAGCAAGTTCCTACAAGATGTCCTGCCTGACTGCTCGTACAAACCCAGCTACACAATAAAAGACTTTCCTCTCCTCCGGTACCAAGGACTGcagttt GTCCACATGTCCTACATCCACCCCAATGACTACACCCGACTTAcacacatggagacagagagcagctgCTTCTACCCCGAAAGCCCCTACTACATGAAGAT GTTCGGTTTCTCTAGATACATGAGATTAGACCGTCCTGATATGCAGGGAATAGGAAACACAGGACAAG ATTTTGGTTTTGAGAGGAGGAAATCAGTGCTCAATGAGGAGGATGAGTTTGACAATGAAGCCTATCAAAGAGAAAAGGAAGCCAGGCCGGACCAGGTGGATAACGCCCTTTTCCCAGACTATGGTGATGATTATGATGATTATGCTCAGAGACGCAGGCGCAAACTCTTCTCCTTAGTCATGCAAGAAACTAACCACATGCTGAAGAACACCTCTGACACAAGACTGCACATAAATGAGTTGCAGCCTCACACAGATGAGTTGCAGAGGAGGCAAGGGAAAGACAGTGGGCCACAGAAACCAGCTGAGCCTCCGCAGTCAACACAAGTCTCAAAACATCACCCGCCCCTGCAACAAAACCGGACAGAGATGAAGCTAGAGGGTCGggttaaaaaagcagaacagATAAAACCAAAAGGAAAGTTCAGACCAGCAAAGAGACAAAAGCCCAAATCAGTAGAGGCCGCTGTGAGACCAGTGGACAGAGAGCAGCTCAAAGCAAAGGAACGACCAGCAGTCCTGTCAAAGCAGCTCAATTCTAAACAGCATTATATCCAGAGGTCCCGTGGAATTAACCATACTCAAATCCAGAGACTCAAAGACTCAAAGCTTCAACCTCTAGAGAGGAATGCTGCTCTGCCTGAAAAACCCACAGTTGCCAAGCAGCGGCGGTTTGTAATCGGAGAGCTCCAGCCAGCCACCACCAAGCGTTTTGCCACTCCCAAGAGAGAAATGAGCCGCCAAGTAGGGAGGCTAAATCAGAGGGACCCAGGTACCAGAAAACGCCTCAGGGATGAGGAGATAGGGATGAAAATGCCTCTACAGGATCTAGGAAATAGCATCCACAGAGAAAAGTTTAGCGCTAAGGGCAAAATGGACAAGAAGCAGTCGGCTATGAAAGAAGTGGAGGACCAAGGGAGGGTAGAAGACCGGGATCATTACAGGCAGGAGGGTGCAAGAGACTCTCTGTGGGGACCAGGAGTTGACTTTGAAGGTGCAGATGACGAGGACCTTACCCCTGCGCCGGTGTTTGACACTGAGGTCAACTGGAGCCAGACCTTCCAGGTCAGCCACCTGGACCTTCAAGCACGTCGATCAGATTGGATCGACCTGCGCTGCAACATCTCAGGCAACCTGCTTCTCCACTCCAGTGACGCTCTGCCCATGGTCAATGCTTTTATGGAACAGCTCAATGAAAAGCACCACGG GCAGTTTACATTGTCCCGTGTGGTTAACGTGGTGAAGCGCATGGACGGGGTCCAGGGCAGCCGCTACCTTCTGGAGCTGGAGCTGAAAGATGTGAGCGGCCAGCTGCTGCGCCTGTCATACTACATCTACACTCTGATTCGCCACAGCAGGCAACGCAGCAAGGACTTCAATTTCCAACGGCCTAAACCTCAGCTGGTGCTGTGTAACCCGGTGGGCTTCCGCTGGAATCCTGTTGCCACTGTCCACTTCATAGTACCGG TGAAAAACCAGGCTCGGTGGGTGCAGCAGCTGATTGTAGACATGGAACAACTGTTCAGAAAAACTGGAGACGCCAACTTCAATCTCATCATTGCTGACTTCAACAGCACTGACATGGATGTGAGGAAGGCTCTACAGAAATCCTCActccccag GTACCAGTATGTAAAGCTAAGCGGGAACTTTGAGCGCTCTGCCGGTCTGCAGGCAGGTATCGACCTTATAAAT GATGACCACAgcattgtgtttctttgtgatcTCCACATCCACTTCCCTCCCTCTATCATCGATTCAATCAGGAAGCACTGCGTGGAGGGATACATGGCCTTTGCTCCAATAGTCCTGAGGTTGGACTGCGGGGCTACGCCATTAGATGCCAGAG GTTACTGGGAGGTCAATGGCTTTGGCCTGCTGGGGATCTACAAGTCCGATCTGGACGCAGTGGGAGGAATGAACACCAGGGAATTCACGGACCGCTGGGGAGGAGAAGATTGGGAGCTCCTCGACAG GATTCTCCAGGCAGGACTGGAAGTGGAGAGGATCTACTTGAGgaacttcttccaccactatcACTCCAAACGTGGCATGTGGAACCGGCAGGTGAGGCCCAGCCACAGTTGA
- the b4galnt3b gene encoding beta-1,4-N-acetylgalactosaminyltransferase 3 isoform X1, with protein MIAAFFPLKKLRRNSKYLLFAAILLVGVVAVYHEMVAAKAWSSNTSMNPDADSSSWRRAMFDERVRRDNQPNPVEDSVAWRSSFTTQTWKAEYKGQANLHVFEDWCGSSTADLCKNLHYPLYPHSRTTVQKLAVSPQWTNYGLRIFGYLHPYTDGEFVFALSSDDNSELWLSTDDSPLNLQLLAWVGKAGTEWTAPGEFEKYASQTSKPVWLSAQRRYFFEVIHKQNDRGTDHVEVAWQLLDQGLSFRVIESNHISLYVNESALLMSDVAHIPQTAASHQHTPTKQQNVAADMLREDPRDTLYQMPLINSKFLQDVLPDCSYKPSYTIKDFPLLRYQGLQFVHMSYIHPNDYTRLTHMETESSCFYPESPYYMKMFGFSRYMRLDRPDMQGIGNTGQDFGFERRKSVLNEEDEFDNEAYQREKEARPDQVDNALFPDYGDDYDDYAQRRRRKLFSLVMQETNHMLKNTSDTRLHINELQPHTDELQRRQGKDSGPQKPAEPPQSTQVSKHHPPLQQNRTEMKLEGRVKKAEQIKPKGKFRPAKRQKPKSVEAAVRPVDREQLKAKERPAVLSKQLNSKQHYIQRSRGINHTQIQRLKDSKLQPLERNAALPEKPTVAKQRRFVIGELQPATTKRFATPKREMSRQVGRLNQRDPGTRKRLRDEEIGMKMPLQDLGNSIHREKFSAKGKMDKKQSAMKEVEDQGRVEDRDHYRQEGARDSLWGPGVDFEGADDEDLTPAPVFDTEVNWSQTFQVSHLDLQARRSDWIDLRCNISGNLLLHSSDALPMVNAFMEQLNEKHHGQFTLSRVVNVVKRMDGVQGSRYLLELELKDVSGQLLRLSYYIYTLIRHSRQRSKDFNFQRPKPQLVLCNPVGFRWNPVATVHFIVPVKNQARWVQQLIVDMEQLFRKTGDANFNLIIADFNSTDMDVRKALQKSSLPRYQYVKLSGNFERSAGLQAGIDLINDDHSIVFLCDLHIHFPPSIIDSIRKHCVEGYMAFAPIVLRLDCGATPLDARGYWEVNGFGLLGIYKSDLDAVGGMNTREFTDRWGGEDWELLDRILQAGLEVERIYLRNFFHHYHSKRGMWNRQVRPSHS; from the exons TATAAGGGACAGGCCAATCTGCACGTCTTTGAGGACTGGTGTGGCAGTTCTACAGCTGACCTCTGCAAGAACCTGCACTACCCCTTGTATCCTCAT TCCAGGACTACAGTGCAGAAGCTGGCCGTCTCTCCTCAGTGGACAAACTACGGGCTCAGGATATTTGGTTATCTACATCCATATACTGATG GAGAGTTTGTGTTTGCTTTGAGCTCTGATGACAACTCTGAATTGTGGCTCAGCACAGATGACTCTCCCCTTAACTTGCAGTTATTGGCATGGGTTGGAAAG GCTGGCACAGAATGGACAGCCCCGGGCGAGTTTGAGAAGTATGCCAGTCAGACCTCTAAACCAGTTTG GTTGTCTGCTCAGAGGAGGTACTTTTTTGAAGTCATCCACAAGCAAAACGACAGAGGGACTGACCATGTGGAGGTGGCA TGGCAGCTCCTGGACCAAGGCTTGAGTTTCCGGGTTATTGAATCCAATCACATCTCCCTCTATGTTA ACGAGTCGGCTTTGTTAATGAGTGACGTAGCCCACATACCACAGACGGCTGCAAGCCACCAGCACACCCCCACAAAACAGCAGAATGTCGCAGCAGACATGCTGAGAGAAGACCCGCGAGACACTCTCTACCAAA tgCCTTTGATAAACAGCAAGTTCCTACAAGATGTCCTGCCTGACTGCTCGTACAAACCCAGCTACACAATAAAAGACTTTCCTCTCCTCCGGTACCAAGGACTGcagttt GTCCACATGTCCTACATCCACCCCAATGACTACACCCGACTTAcacacatggagacagagagcagctgCTTCTACCCCGAAAGCCCCTACTACATGAAGAT GTTCGGTTTCTCTAGATACATGAGATTAGACCGTCCTGATATGCAGGGAATAGGAAACACAGGACAAG ATTTTGGTTTTGAGAGGAGGAAATCAGTGCTCAATGAGGAGGATGAGTTTGACAATGAAGCCTATCAAAGAGAAAAGGAAGCCAGGCCGGACCAGGTGGATAACGCCCTTTTCCCAGACTATGGTGATGATTATGATGATTATGCTCAGAGACGCAGGCGCAAACTCTTCTCCTTAGTCATGCAAGAAACTAACCACATGCTGAAGAACACCTCTGACACAAGACTGCACATAAATGAGTTGCAGCCTCACACAGATGAGTTGCAGAGGAGGCAAGGGAAAGACAGTGGGCCACAGAAACCAGCTGAGCCTCCGCAGTCAACACAAGTCTCAAAACATCACCCGCCCCTGCAACAAAACCGGACAGAGATGAAGCTAGAGGGTCGggttaaaaaagcagaacagATAAAACCAAAAGGAAAGTTCAGACCAGCAAAGAGACAAAAGCCCAAATCAGTAGAGGCCGCTGTGAGACCAGTGGACAGAGAGCAGCTCAAAGCAAAGGAACGACCAGCAGTCCTGTCAAAGCAGCTCAATTCTAAACAGCATTATATCCAGAGGTCCCGTGGAATTAACCATACTCAAATCCAGAGACTCAAAGACTCAAAGCTTCAACCTCTAGAGAGGAATGCTGCTCTGCCTGAAAAACCCACAGTTGCCAAGCAGCGGCGGTTTGTAATCGGAGAGCTCCAGCCAGCCACCACCAAGCGTTTTGCCACTCCCAAGAGAGAAATGAGCCGCCAAGTAGGGAGGCTAAATCAGAGGGACCCAGGTACCAGAAAACGCCTCAGGGATGAGGAGATAGGGATGAAAATGCCTCTACAGGATCTAGGAAATAGCATCCACAGAGAAAAGTTTAGCGCTAAGGGCAAAATGGACAAGAAGCAGTCGGCTATGAAAGAAGTGGAGGACCAAGGGAGGGTAGAAGACCGGGATCATTACAGGCAGGAGGGTGCAAGAGACTCTCTGTGGGGACCAGGAGTTGACTTTGAAGGTGCAGATGACGAGGACCTTACCCCTGCGCCGGTGTTTGACACTGAGGTCAACTGGAGCCAGACCTTCCAGGTCAGCCACCTGGACCTTCAAGCACGTCGATCAGATTGGATCGACCTGCGCTGCAACATCTCAGGCAACCTGCTTCTCCACTCCAGTGACGCTCTGCCCATGGTCAATGCTTTTATGGAACAGCTCAATGAAAAGCACCACGG GCAGTTTACATTGTCCCGTGTGGTTAACGTGGTGAAGCGCATGGACGGGGTCCAGGGCAGCCGCTACCTTCTGGAGCTGGAGCTGAAAGATGTGAGCGGCCAGCTGCTGCGCCTGTCATACTACATCTACACTCTGATTCGCCACAGCAGGCAACGCAGCAAGGACTTCAATTTCCAACGGCCTAAACCTCAGCTGGTGCTGTGTAACCCGGTGGGCTTCCGCTGGAATCCTGTTGCCACTGTCCACTTCATAGTACCGG TGAAAAACCAGGCTCGGTGGGTGCAGCAGCTGATTGTAGACATGGAACAACTGTTCAGAAAAACTGGAGACGCCAACTTCAATCTCATCATTGCTGACTTCAACAGCACTGACATGGATGTGAGGAAGGCTCTACAGAAATCCTCActccccag GTACCAGTATGTAAAGCTAAGCGGGAACTTTGAGCGCTCTGCCGGTCTGCAGGCAGGTATCGACCTTATAAAT GATGACCACAgcattgtgtttctttgtgatcTCCACATCCACTTCCCTCCCTCTATCATCGATTCAATCAGGAAGCACTGCGTGGAGGGATACATGGCCTTTGCTCCAATAGTCCTGAGGTTGGACTGCGGGGCTACGCCATTAGATGCCAGAG GTTACTGGGAGGTCAATGGCTTTGGCCTGCTGGGGATCTACAAGTCCGATCTGGACGCAGTGGGAGGAATGAACACCAGGGAATTCACGGACCGCTGGGGAGGAGAAGATTGGGAGCTCCTCGACAG GATTCTCCAGGCAGGACTGGAAGTGGAGAGGATCTACTTGAGgaacttcttccaccactatcACTCCAAACGTGGCATGTGGAACCGGCAGGTGAGGCCCAGCCACAGTTGA